From the genome of Scytonema hofmannii PCC 7110, one region includes:
- a CDS encoding NIL domain-containing protein has protein sequence MVAENQLVHKRIRLRIPQEYHQEPVISRLVSNYGLTVNIAAAMLGSNGIGDGWFDLDLQGSCEQIESALIYINDLDLEIWHDINTGDY, from the coding sequence ATGGTTGCAGAAAATCAGCTTGTCCACAAACGAATTCGACTGAGAATTCCTCAAGAATATCATCAGGAACCTGTGATTTCGCGTTTAGTATCAAACTACGGTTTAACAGTGAATATCGCGGCTGCGATGCTCGGTTCTAATGGTATTGGTGATGGTTGGTTTGACTTAGATTTACAAGGAAGTTGCGAACAAATCGAGAGCGCCTTAATCTACATCAACGATCTAGATTTAGAAATTTGGCATGACATCAATACAGGCGATTACTAA
- the cysW gene encoding sulfate ABC transporter permease subunit CysW: protein MTQDEFPQPHFHSTTSGPNEQKQVKPKSFAPAILIAIAVGYLALIIYIPAINVFVQAFQSGVGTFFSNLTRPEFTHAAWLTVALAVISVPVNTVFGLCAAWAIARHKFPGRAFVLSLIDLPFSISPVVAGLMIVLLYGRNGWFGQILEGSDIKVVFAFPGMVLATAFVSLPFVAREVIPVLEELGSDQEEAARTLGAKDWQIFWRVTLPNIRWGLLYGLILTNARAMGEFGAVSVVSGNIAKKTQSLPLYVEDAYKQYETEAAFSAAVLLALLAVVTLVVKEILERKTGIKNRSKH, encoded by the coding sequence ATGACGCAAGATGAATTTCCACAGCCACACTTTCACTCAACAACAAGCGGACCGAACGAGCAAAAGCAAGTCAAACCAAAAAGTTTTGCTCCAGCCATACTGATTGCGATCGCAGTTGGTTACTTAGCTTTAATCATATATATCCCCGCAATCAACGTCTTTGTCCAAGCTTTTCAAAGCGGAGTAGGAACATTTTTCTCTAACCTCACGCGTCCGGAATTCACTCACGCCGCTTGGTTGACAGTGGCTCTAGCTGTCATCTCCGTGCCTGTGAATACAGTATTTGGTTTGTGTGCCGCTTGGGCGATCGCACGCCATAAATTTCCCGGTCGCGCTTTTGTTCTCAGCCTTATCGATCTGCCCTTTTCTATTTCACCCGTAGTAGCAGGATTAATGATTGTGCTGCTATACGGACGAAATGGGTGGTTTGGTCAGATTTTGGAAGGCAGCGATATCAAAGTCGTCTTTGCCTTTCCAGGTATGGTACTAGCCACAGCCTTTGTGAGTTTACCCTTTGTCGCACGGGAAGTGATTCCTGTTTTAGAAGAGTTGGGTAGCGATCAAGAGGAAGCCGCTAGAACACTTGGTGCAAAAGATTGGCAGATATTTTGGCGTGTTACCCTGCCAAACATCCGTTGGGGCTTACTTTACGGCTTGATTTTGACAAATGCGCGAGCAATGGGTGAATTTGGTGCTGTTTCGGTAGTGTCCGGGAACATTGCTAAGAAAACTCAAAGCTTACCTCTCTATGTAGAAGATGCTTACAAACAGTATGAAACGGAAGCAGCTTTCTCCGCAGCGGTGCTGTTAGCGTTGCTAGCAGTTGTTACGTTGGTGGTGAAGGAGATTTTAGAACGGAAAACGGGGATCAAAAATAGGTCAAAACATTAA